Proteins encoded within one genomic window of Citricoccus muralis:
- a CDS encoding ACP S-malonyltransferase, producing the protein MLAIVCPGQGSQTPGMLAPWLDLEGAADSLTAWSDATGIDLVTHGTESDADTIKDTAVAQPLIVAAGLLSAQALNLDQLDPARWITAGHSVGEITATALAGVLSPAAALDFVRVRATGMASAAAAAETGMAAVLGGDADEVQAKLDSLGLTPANINGGGQVVAAGSLERLNELAADPPAKARVILLKVAGAFHTDYMAPAVDALRTTASALQPQNPHVTLLSNRDGAIVTDGTDALERLVSQVTSPVRWDLCMQSLTEANVTGILELLPGGTLKGLAKRAMRGVPSVAITSPEDLGTAREFIAEHTS; encoded by the coding sequence ATGCTTGCGATTGTGTGCCCGGGACAGGGATCTCAGACCCCAGGAATGCTCGCCCCGTGGTTAGACCTCGAGGGCGCAGCGGACAGCCTGACGGCGTGGTCCGACGCCACCGGCATCGATCTGGTCACCCACGGCACCGAATCCGACGCAGACACCATCAAGGACACCGCCGTTGCGCAGCCCCTGATCGTGGCGGCCGGTTTGCTCTCCGCCCAGGCCCTGAATCTAGACCAACTGGACCCGGCTCGCTGGATCACCGCCGGCCACTCTGTCGGCGAAATCACAGCTACCGCCCTGGCCGGGGTGCTCAGCCCCGCCGCCGCCCTGGACTTCGTCCGGGTCCGAGCCACCGGGATGGCCTCCGCCGCTGCAGCAGCCGAAACCGGCATGGCAGCCGTGCTCGGTGGCGACGCTGACGAAGTACAAGCGAAGCTCGACTCCTTGGGGCTCACCCCCGCCAACATCAACGGAGGCGGCCAGGTGGTGGCTGCAGGCTCCCTCGAACGCCTCAACGAACTCGCTGCAGATCCGCCCGCCAAGGCCCGCGTCATCCTGCTTAAGGTGGCAGGTGCCTTCCACACCGACTACATGGCCCCTGCGGTAGATGCGCTACGGACCACGGCTTCGGCTCTGCAGCCCCAAAACCCCCACGTGACCTTATTGTCCAACCGTGATGGGGCCATCGTTACCGATGGCACCGATGCCCTCGAGCGGCTGGTTTCGCAGGTGACTTCCCCGGTGCGTTGGGATCTCTGCATGCAATCACTCACCGAGGCCAACGTCACCGGCATTCTGGAGCTGCTGCCTGGAGGCACCCTGAAGGGACTCGCCAAGCGGGCAATGCGCGGGGTTCCTTCCGTGGCCATCACTTCACCCGAAGATCTCGGCACTGCCCGCGAGTTCATCGCCGAGCACACCAGCTGA
- a CDS encoding PucR family transcriptional regulator, with the protein MPESRSPAAPRPLSPEALSRLTANLGSLKTATMQRLDGTLPWYRSLPADQRSALSDIAQQGLQSFVEWLANPTPINMNMVLSRVFGEAPSELSRYVSLHRALQLMRTVLDVVETQAPALVHERDRGTVREAVLFYSREIAFALAEVYARAAETRGAWDSRLEALLLDTVLRGEDPDEIRSRAAAVGWKNTWGHLVIAGPTPDEDQPTLLASIRRVATRGRYQVLIGVHSERLVLVVGSVTDAAETAERFIRCFAPGPVVYGSVVPDLVDAHSSAKETLAGLAAAPAWPRTPRPVPASDLLPERALRGDPTAVQALCTGVYQPLLDAGNSLLETVDTYCDLGHSLEGTAREMFIHANTVRYRLRRVAELTGWDPLAPRDAYVLQIALTVGRLQEDDASA; encoded by the coding sequence ATGCCCGAGTCACGTTCGCCAGCCGCCCCGCGCCCTCTGTCACCGGAGGCGCTGAGCAGACTAACGGCGAATTTGGGCTCGCTGAAGACCGCCACCATGCAGCGACTCGATGGCACGCTGCCCTGGTACCGTTCCCTGCCCGCCGATCAGCGGTCCGCACTCAGCGACATCGCACAACAGGGATTGCAATCCTTCGTGGAATGGCTGGCGAACCCCACGCCCATCAACATGAACATGGTGCTCTCCCGGGTCTTCGGTGAGGCACCTTCCGAGCTGTCTCGTTACGTCTCACTGCACCGAGCCCTGCAGTTGATGCGCACCGTGCTCGACGTCGTGGAAACCCAAGCCCCCGCGCTGGTCCATGAACGCGATCGCGGCACCGTGCGCGAGGCAGTCCTGTTCTACTCCCGCGAGATCGCCTTCGCGCTGGCCGAAGTTTACGCCCGTGCCGCAGAAACCCGCGGCGCGTGGGACTCTCGGTTGGAAGCCCTGTTGCTGGACACCGTCCTACGCGGTGAGGACCCCGACGAGATTCGTTCCCGAGCCGCCGCCGTCGGATGGAAGAATACCTGGGGACACCTCGTCATCGCCGGTCCCACCCCAGATGAGGACCAGCCCACCCTGCTCGCGTCCATCCGGCGCGTGGCCACCCGCGGCCGCTACCAAGTGCTCATCGGTGTGCACTCCGAACGGCTCGTGCTCGTCGTCGGTTCCGTGACCGATGCAGCCGAGACCGCCGAACGTTTCATCCGCTGCTTCGCGCCCGGTCCCGTAGTCTATGGCTCCGTGGTTCCTGACCTGGTCGATGCCCACTCCTCCGCCAAGGAAACCCTGGCTGGCCTTGCTGCCGCCCCCGCCTGGCCGCGCACGCCACGGCCCGTGCCTGCCTCGGATTTGCTGCCCGAACGTGCGCTGCGCGGAGATCCCACCGCCGTGCAGGCGCTGTGCACCGGCGTGTACCAGCCGCTGCTCGATGCCGGAAACTCGCTCTTGGAGACCGTCGACACCTATTGCGATCTGGGCCATTCGCTGGAAGGCACGGCCCGGGAGATGTTCATCCACGCCAACACGGTCCGCTATCGGTTGCGTCGGGTTGCGGAGCTCACCGGCTGGGATCCGCTCGCGCCTCGTGATGCCTATGTCCTACAAATCGCGCTGACAGTCGGTAGACTGCAGGAGGACGATGCTTCGGCATAA
- a CDS encoding acyl carrier protein gives MASKEEILSGLAEIVNEETGLETAEIQTEKSFTEDLDIDSISMMTIVVNAEERFDVKIPDEEVKNLKTVGDAVDYISNAQA, from the coding sequence ATGGCAAGCAAGGAAGAAATCCTCTCCGGCCTGGCCGAGATCGTCAATGAAGAGACCGGACTGGAGACCGCTGAGATCCAGACCGAGAAGTCCTTCACCGAGGACCTGGACATCGACTCGATCTCGATGATGACCATCGTCGTCAACGCCGAAGAGCGCTTCGACGTTAAGATCCCGGATGAGGAAGTCAAGAACCTCAAGACCGTGGGCGACGCCGTCGACTACATCTCCAACGCACAGGCCTGA
- the fabF gene encoding beta-ketoacyl-ACP synthase II, protein MTRKAVITGLGATTPIGADVPTFWQNALQGVSGARPLEQEWVAEYELPVRFAAQLAEAPGEKLSRVELKRMDPTTQYGVIAAREAWADAGLSEDAVEAERLTVSFGTGIGGVWTLLDGWDTLRNKGPRRVLPMTVPMLMPNGPAAAISLDLGARGGARTPVSACASGTEALDMARRLIENGEADVVISGGTEAAIHPLPIAAFAAMQALSKRNDDPQAASRPYDKDRDGFVLGEGAGALIIESEEHARARGARIYGELAGTAVTSDSFHITAPDDEGLGAARALRQALSVAGAEPTDVVHVNAHATSTPVGDRPEYVAMKSVFGDHVDNIAVSATKSQTGHLLGASGAIESILTVLALHEGKAPLTINLDHQDPEIPLDVVTGTPRALPEGQKVAISNSFGFGGHNSVAVFRSV, encoded by the coding sequence ATGACTCGCAAAGCCGTCATTACCGGTCTCGGCGCCACCACCCCGATCGGCGCTGACGTCCCCACCTTCTGGCAAAACGCGCTCCAGGGCGTTTCGGGTGCCCGTCCGTTAGAGCAGGAATGGGTGGCCGAGTACGAGCTTCCCGTCCGATTCGCCGCGCAGCTCGCGGAAGCCCCCGGCGAGAAACTCTCTCGGGTTGAGCTCAAGCGCATGGACCCCACCACCCAGTACGGCGTGATTGCCGCTCGTGAGGCCTGGGCCGACGCCGGCCTCAGCGAAGACGCCGTGGAAGCAGAACGACTGACGGTCTCGTTCGGCACCGGCATCGGTGGCGTGTGGACGCTGCTCGATGGCTGGGACACCCTCCGTAACAAGGGGCCTCGTCGTGTGCTCCCCATGACCGTGCCTATGCTCATGCCTAACGGGCCTGCTGCAGCTATCTCGCTGGATCTCGGTGCCCGCGGTGGAGCACGCACTCCTGTCTCTGCATGCGCCTCCGGCACCGAAGCTCTGGATATGGCCCGTCGCCTCATCGAAAACGGTGAAGCCGATGTGGTGATCTCCGGCGGCACGGAAGCGGCCATCCACCCGCTGCCGATCGCTGCCTTTGCCGCCATGCAGGCGCTGTCCAAGCGTAACGACGACCCTCAAGCAGCATCGCGCCCCTACGACAAAGACCGCGACGGTTTCGTGCTCGGCGAGGGCGCCGGCGCGTTGATCATCGAGTCCGAGGAACACGCTCGGGCCCGCGGCGCCCGGATCTACGGTGAGCTCGCCGGTACCGCAGTTACTTCCGATTCTTTCCATATCACCGCGCCCGATGACGAGGGTCTAGGCGCCGCCCGGGCTCTGCGTCAGGCGCTGAGCGTCGCCGGTGCTGAACCCACCGACGTAGTCCATGTGAACGCTCACGCCACCTCTACCCCGGTCGGTGACCGTCCGGAGTACGTGGCAATGAAGAGCGTCTTCGGCGATCACGTGGACAACATCGCCGTCTCGGCCACCAAGTCGCAGACCGGTCACCTCCTGGGGGCATCCGGTGCCATCGAGTCGATCCTCACCGTGCTGGCTCTGCACGAAGGCAAGGCTCCGTTGACCATCAACCTCGACCACCAGGACCCGGAGATCCCGCTGGACGTCGTCACGGGTACCCCGCGCGCACTTCCCGAGGGACAGAAGGTCGCCATCAGCAATTCATTCGGATTTGGCGGTCACAACTCGGTGGCCGTGTTCCGGAGCGTCTGA
- a CDS encoding DUF3145 domain-containing protein: MSDAMARGILYIHSAPAALCPHIEWAVSAVLGAQDQLEWSLQPAAPGTYRAEIHWIAAPGSGAQLASSLRGWAHLRYEITEEASAGCDGSRWSHTPELGIFQATTDVGGNIMVSEDRIRFAYEQGAGDPSAIFHELSLALGEAWDDELEPFRQAADGAPVRWLHQVG; this comes from the coding sequence ATGTCTGACGCAATGGCTCGTGGAATCCTATACATCCACTCAGCCCCTGCAGCGCTGTGCCCACATATCGAGTGGGCGGTCAGCGCTGTTCTTGGTGCCCAGGACCAGTTGGAGTGGTCGCTCCAGCCGGCGGCCCCGGGTACGTATCGTGCCGAAATCCACTGGATTGCCGCGCCCGGCAGTGGTGCGCAGCTCGCGTCCTCGTTGCGCGGCTGGGCCCACCTTCGGTACGAGATCACCGAAGAAGCTAGCGCAGGCTGCGATGGCTCCCGGTGGTCACACACCCCCGAGCTCGGCATCTTCCAGGCCACCACGGACGTTGGCGGCAACATCATGGTGTCTGAAGACCGCATTCGCTTTGCCTATGAGCAGGGTGCCGGCGATCCTTCCGCCATCTTCCATGAACTGAGCTTGGCATTGGGAGAAGCATGGGACGACGAACTAGAACCCTTCCGCCAGGCTGCCGACGGCGCCCCCGTGCGCTGGTTGCACCAGGTCGGCTAG
- a CDS encoding beta-ketoacyl-ACP synthase III translates to MSTVTLNQSEPVAGSRIISVGAGRPDRLVPNDELVAAIDSSDEWIRQRTGIVTRQRADTDTSLIDLAVTAGRQALERAGLSASDLGAVLVSTVTFPFATPSAAAKVAHLLGASPAPAYDISAACAGYCYGVAQADALVRSGVARYVLVIGAEKLSDVVDPTDRSISFLLGDGAGAVVVGPADEPGIGRSVWGSEGERWDTISMTRSQLDMRDALEQARTSGDTSALVDPENKLWPTLRQDGPSVFRWAVWSMAKVAQQALDAAGVTSEDLSAFIPHQANMRIIDEFSKQLKLPENVVIARDIADAGNTSAASIPLAMHRLLEEHPELSGTLALQIGFGAGLVYGAQVVRLP, encoded by the coding sequence TTGAGCACAGTCACGTTGAACCAGTCGGAACCCGTCGCAGGGAGCCGCATCATCAGCGTCGGCGCCGGGCGCCCAGACCGGCTGGTCCCCAACGATGAGCTCGTCGCTGCCATCGATTCTTCCGATGAGTGGATCCGCCAGCGCACCGGGATCGTCACCCGTCAGCGCGCCGACACCGACACGTCCCTGATCGATCTCGCGGTGACGGCCGGTCGACAGGCGTTGGAACGCGCCGGCCTGAGCGCTTCCGACCTCGGCGCGGTGCTCGTCTCCACCGTGACGTTTCCGTTCGCCACCCCCTCCGCGGCAGCTAAGGTCGCCCACCTATTGGGCGCCTCCCCCGCTCCGGCATACGACATCTCCGCCGCCTGCGCCGGCTATTGCTACGGCGTGGCCCAGGCCGATGCCCTGGTGCGTTCCGGTGTGGCCCGTTACGTGCTGGTGATCGGCGCCGAGAAGCTCTCCGACGTGGTCGACCCCACCGATCGCAGCATCTCGTTCTTACTGGGTGACGGCGCCGGCGCCGTCGTCGTGGGCCCCGCCGATGAGCCCGGTATCGGCCGCTCGGTCTGGGGTTCGGAGGGTGAACGCTGGGACACCATCTCCATGACGCGTTCCCAGCTGGATATGCGCGATGCCCTGGAACAGGCACGCACCTCCGGTGACACTTCCGCTCTAGTGGACCCCGAAAACAAGCTGTGGCCCACCCTGCGTCAGGATGGCCCAAGCGTCTTCCGCTGGGCCGTCTGGTCCATGGCCAAAGTCGCACAGCAAGCTCTCGACGCCGCCGGGGTCACTTCCGAGGACCTCAGCGCGTTCATCCCGCATCAGGCAAACATGCGCATCATCGACGAATTTTCCAAGCAGCTGAAGCTGCCCGAAAACGTCGTGATCGCTCGAGACATTGCCGATGCGGGCAATACTTCTGCAGCATCCATCCCGCTGGCCATGCACCGGTTGCTCGAAGAGCACCCGGAACTCTCCGGCACCCTGGCACTGCAGATTGGTTTTGGCGCCGGGCTGGTCTACGGCGCCCAGGTGGTACGGCTCCCTTGA
- a CDS encoding tyrosine recombinase XerC has product MTQPDQSGPLLALRDEEWIEDFVAYLRHEQHRSEQTVRAYRSDVRGLLLDIATPDLATKNEAPEPQLGSLTLQDLRAWLAELNRRGVSRATVARKTASVRGFLRWARREGLIDTDPSAKLMTPRKESRLPPTLTTAQTTRILDATAARATSVPQEGQDEGEDQIRAALALRDLAMLELLYASGIRVGELVGMNLSSVDSVDGKVTVIGKGDKERVVPINRPAVNAVTSWTERGRPLLVRAEHTPPDALFLGKRGGRIGVRQVRDVVNDVLAELGDTSARGPHVFRHTAATHLLDGGADLRSVQEILGHSSLQTTQLYTHVSIERLRRGYTQAHPRA; this is encoded by the coding sequence GATTTCGTCGCGTACTTGCGGCACGAACAGCATCGATCGGAACAGACTGTTCGTGCCTATCGGAGTGACGTCCGCGGCCTGTTGCTGGATATTGCTACCCCTGATCTGGCAACCAAGAACGAAGCTCCTGAGCCACAGCTTGGTTCGCTGACACTTCAGGACCTGCGTGCATGGCTGGCCGAGTTGAATCGACGAGGAGTCTCACGTGCCACCGTGGCACGGAAGACTGCCAGTGTACGCGGATTCCTGCGCTGGGCGCGTCGAGAAGGGCTCATTGACACGGATCCATCCGCCAAACTGATGACGCCCCGGAAAGAAAGTCGCTTGCCTCCGACACTGACGACCGCTCAGACGACTCGCATACTTGATGCCACCGCCGCACGGGCTACGTCTGTTCCGCAGGAGGGGCAGGACGAGGGGGAGGACCAGATACGGGCCGCACTTGCCCTGCGCGATTTGGCCATGCTTGAACTGCTTTACGCCTCGGGCATCCGTGTCGGTGAACTTGTCGGAATGAATCTCTCGAGTGTTGACTCAGTCGATGGCAAGGTTACGGTCATCGGTAAAGGCGACAAAGAACGTGTGGTGCCCATCAACCGGCCGGCAGTGAATGCCGTGACCTCGTGGACGGAACGCGGCCGCCCGCTACTGGTCCGTGCCGAACATACTCCGCCGGATGCGCTGTTCTTAGGAAAACGAGGCGGACGCATCGGTGTTCGTCAGGTGCGGGACGTCGTCAATGATGTCTTGGCGGAGCTCGGAGATACCTCGGCCCGGGGGCCGCACGTTTTCCGCCATACCGCGGCCACCCATCTACTCGACGGCGGGGCGGATCTGCGTTCGGTGCAGGAAATTCTAGGACATTCCTCGCTGCAGACCACACAGCTCTATACCCATGTGTCGATCGAGCGTTTACGACGCGGGTATACCCAAGCGCATCCACGAGCCTGA